One window from the genome of Chitinivibrionia bacterium encodes:
- a CDS encoding NAD(P)/FAD-dependent oxidoreductase, giving the protein MNKTNKNFDIIVVGGGLAGSQTAQVCAEAGLKVALIERKEFPSMPVRCGEGVGFKGMRASIGIKREWVLSRIDKVRFISPDETAVELKNIGESYCIDRTIMDKELTENAQKSGAQYFNNCYINDVEIEENGKLFSYKCVAENGDVFVAPVLVAADGVESLIRRKTWWKEPFAPEDMESCVFAKIEHSSIEGDIIEFYTGEKIATGGYLWVFGRGKNTANVGLGVLGEYSKPALAKELFYEFVNKKYPNAKITDLHCGGVPVGKYLSPLSKNGVVLVGDTAGQVNALNGGGIAYALFAGKIAGEAIVKAHKNGVFDYKKLKVYEKNWHKYCGKNQIRSYALKTALLGRRDKFYNDVAAALKGENPDKLSYLRVFMKVFAKNPRLLWKVFFLFR; this is encoded by the coding sequence ATGAACAAAACCAATAAAAACTTCGACATCATAGTCGTCGGCGGGGGGCTTGCCGGCTCGCAGACAGCGCAAGTTTGCGCTGAAGCGGGGCTTAAAGTTGCGCTTATTGAACGCAAGGAGTTTCCGTCGATGCCTGTTCGTTGCGGGGAGGGGGTGGGGTTTAAGGGAATGAGAGCTTCTATTGGAATTAAACGGGAATGGGTTTTGTCGAGAATTGATAAGGTTAGGTTTATTTCTCCCGATGAAACGGCTGTCGAGCTTAAAAATATCGGTGAAAGTTATTGCATAGACCGCACGATAATGGACAAAGAACTTACCGAAAACGCGCAAAAAAGCGGGGCGCAATATTTTAATAATTGCTATATTAACGATGTCGAAATTGAAGAGAACGGGAAGCTGTTTTCGTATAAATGCGTTGCCGAAAACGGCGATGTTTTTGTCGCTCCTGTTTTGGTTGCCGCCGACGGAGTGGAAAGTTTAATCCGACGAAAAACTTGGTGGAAAGAACCGTTTGCGCCCGAAGATATGGAAAGTTGCGTGTTTGCCAAGATTGAGCATAGTTCGATTGAGGGCGACATAATAGAATTTTACACGGGCGAAAAAATTGCAACGGGCGGCTATTTGTGGGTGTTTGGGCGCGGAAAAAACACGGCGAATGTCGGGCTGGGCGTTTTGGGGGAATATTCAAAACCCGCTTTGGCGAAAGAACTGTTTTACGAATTTGTCAATAAAAAATATCCTAACGCGAAAATTACCGATTTGCATTGCGGAGGCGTTCCCGTGGGAAAATATTTGTCGCCGCTGTCCAAAAACGGGGTTGTTTTGGTGGGCGATACGGCTGGGCAGGTGAACGCGCTTAACGGCGGCGGAATTGCATACGCGCTTTTTGCGGGGAAAATTGCAGGCGAGGCGATTGTAAAGGCGCATAAAAACGGCGTTTTTGATTATAAAAAACTTAAAGTTTACGAAAAAAATTGGCACAAATATTGCGGGAAAAATCAAATTCGCTCTTACGCGCTCAAGACCGCTCTTTTGGGAAGGCGCGATAAATTTTACAACGATGTAGCGGCGGCGCTTAAAGGCGAAAACCCCGATAAATTAAGTTATCTGCGGGTGTTTATGAAAGTTTTCGCCAAAAATCCGAGGTTGTTGTGGAAAGTGTTTTTCTTGTTTAGGTAG
- a CDS encoding PDDEXK nuclease domain-containing protein: FAEIVNDEQKVQTVSALLSWSHNVLLLDKAKTQEENLWYAKQTIENDWSLSALEHHVETKTYHRQAIAEKTTNYDRLLPSPFSELAQETLKSPYIFDFVEKRKGIIEREIENELVANVAKTIMELGTGFAFVGNQYHIEVGNKDYYIDLLFYNTKLRCFVVIELKNTEFMPEYAGKLNFYLSAVDDILKHETDNPSIGIMLCKTKDKLTAEYALKDINKPIGVSEYKLSDFVPAELANTLPSAEDIEKRVKMKFDIDEEEDKK, from the coding sequence AATTTGCTGAAATCGTAAACGACGAGCAAAAAGTGCAGACAGTGTCTGCACTTTTGAGTTGGTCGCACAATGTATTATTGCTTGATAAAGCAAAAACACAAGAAGAAAACTTGTGGTACGCGAAACAAACAATAGAGAATGATTGGTCTTTATCCGCTCTTGAACACCACGTAGAAACAAAGACATATCACCGCCAAGCAATCGCCGAAAAAACTACTAATTATGACAGATTGTTGCCGTCGCCATTTAGCGAATTAGCGCAAGAAACGCTTAAAAGTCCTTATATCTTTGACTTTGTCGAAAAGCGTAAAGGAATAATTGAACGCGAAATAGAAAACGAATTGGTCGCAAATGTTGCTAAAACTATTATGGAACTCGGCACGGGGTTTGCCTTTGTCGGCAATCAATATCATATTGAAGTCGGCAATAAGGATTATTATATTGACCTTTTATTCTACAATACTAAACTTCGATGTTTCGTGGTAATTGAATTAAAAAATACGGAATTTATGCCCGAATATGCAGGAAAACTTAATTTTTATCTGTCGGCTGTTGACGATATTTTGAAACACGAAACAGATAATCCGTCCATCGGCATTATGCTCTGTAAAACGAAAGACAAATTGACTGCGGAATACGCGCTGAAAGACATAAACAAGCCTATTGGCGTAAGCGAATATAAATTGTCGGACTTTGTTCCTGCCGAACTTGCAAATACACTGCCAAGCGCGGAAGATATAGAAAAGCGCGTGAAGATGAAATTTGACATTGATGAAGAAGAGGACAAAAAATGA